One Cucumis sativus cultivar 9930 chromosome 1, Cucumber_9930_V3, whole genome shotgun sequence DNA segment encodes these proteins:
- the LOC101212781 gene encoding uncharacterized protein LOC101212781 isoform X5, which produces MDKYLVPSDSIPQIPKPFRRNRWKLSTVELNGKLDPKYRQELSGLLVQSYVEVGAFPHLYHIDGVFCPTSMNRITEGAQGHQLPFKKQGISAVDFDNKGIYLVSATKTGCLTVHDFESLYLQTNETGLSENENKQLLHLSLNEQLDFVRWNPDNQDEVLRVRQRINNMGSDNHKGLSDIAFFSDNSRIGILPCLELTSNSCCTLNRIQLNVENQIIFGAGKHGVIYIWDLRGGRTSGAFQNHKEVCHPPLKSFKLASLIEKIGTLKEQTNIMPKEIHSIDFNPACPYQLAFHLDDGWSGILDVYNFQVTHIHCPPPAWINDSNIPTDQLFLRKPSWLPTDSIYVVGSSSDEGIHLLDFHPDSRSPSHVEYNDELCGAEAEHKKRQNRFVKLSEGVTACAAHPLNGTIFAGTKNSSLIMISQKSQSC; this is translated from the exons ATGGACAAGTACTTGGTTCCGTCTGATTCGATACCGCAAATTCCTAAACCGTTCCGGAG GAATAGGTGGAAATTAAGTACTGTAGAACTGAATGGGAAGTTGGATCCCAAGTATCGCCAGGAATTGTCTGGACTACTTGTTCAATCTTATGTAGAG GTTGGAGCATTTCCTCACTTGTATCATATAGATGGCGTTTTTTGTCCAACGAGT ATGAATCGGATTACTGAGGGAGCTCAAGGTCATCAACTGCCATTTAAGAA ACAAGGCATATCTGCCGTGGACTTCGACAACAAG GGAATATACTTGGTTTCAGCAACAAAAACAGGTTGTCTAACAGTACACGACTTTGAGAGTCTTTATTTGCAGACTAATGAAACAG GCTTGAGTGAAAACGAGAACAAACAATTACTGCACCTTTCCCTAAATGAACAGCTCGACTTTGTGCGGTGGAATCCTGACAACCAAGATGAG GTGTTGAGAGTAAGACAAAGAATCAACAATATGGGGTCAGATAATCATAAAGGTTTATCTGATATAGCATTTTTTTCGGATAATTCAAG AATTGGAATACTTCCATGTCTCGAGCTTACCAGTAACTCATGCTGTACCCTTAACAGAATCCAGCTGAATGTTGAAAATCAG ATTATCTTTGGTGCTGGTAAGCATGGAGTCATCTATATTTGGGATCTTCGCGGAGGGAGAACATCTGGTGCTTTTCAAAACCATAAAGAG GTGTGCCACCCTCCTCTAAAATCGTTTAAGCTAGCCTcattgattgagaaaattggGACTTTGAAG GAGCAAACAAACATCATGCCGAAGGAAATACACTCTATTGATTTCAATCCAGCGTGCCCATATCAGTTGGCCTTCCATCTAGATGACGGTTG GTCAGGTATTTTGgatgtttataattttcagGTCACACATATTCATTGCCCTCCCCCAGCTTGGAT AAATGATTCCAACATCCCCACAGATCAATTATTTTTGAGGAAACCATCATGGCTGCCAACAGATTCT ATCTATGTGGTTGGATCTTCTTCTGATGAAGGCATTCACCTTTTGGATTTTCATCCTGACTCCCGCTCTCCCAGCCATGTAGAATACAA TGATGAACTATGTGGTGCTGAGGCGGAGCACAAAAAACGACAGAACAGGTTT
- the LOC101212781 gene encoding uncharacterized protein LOC101212781 isoform X2 yields MDKYLVPSDSIPQIPKPFRRNRWKLSTVELNGKLDPKYRQELSGLLVQSYVEVGAFPHLYHIDGVFCPTSMNRITEGAQGHQLPFKKQGISAVDFDNKGIYLVSATKTGCLTVHDFESLYLQTNETGLSENENKQLLHLSLNEQLDFVRWNPDNQDEVVCTSMKSKELKIFDIGYISSKPVEVLRVRQRINNMGSDNHKGLSDIAFFSDNSRRIGILPCLELTSNSCCTLNRIQLNVENQIIFGAGKHGVIYIWDLRGGRTSGAFQNHKEVCHPPLKSFKLASLIEKIGTLKEQTNIMPKEIHSIDFNPACPYQLAFHLDDGWSGILDVYNFQVTHIHCPPPAWINDSNIPTDQLFLRKPSWLPTDSIYVVGSSSDEGIHLLDFHPDSRSPSHVEYNDELCGAEAEHKKRQNRFVKLSEGVTACAAHPLNGTIFAGTKNSSLIMISQKSQSC; encoded by the exons ATGGACAAGTACTTGGTTCCGTCTGATTCGATACCGCAAATTCCTAAACCGTTCCGGAG GAATAGGTGGAAATTAAGTACTGTAGAACTGAATGGGAAGTTGGATCCCAAGTATCGCCAGGAATTGTCTGGACTACTTGTTCAATCTTATGTAGAG GTTGGAGCATTTCCTCACTTGTATCATATAGATGGCGTTTTTTGTCCAACGAGT ATGAATCGGATTACTGAGGGAGCTCAAGGTCATCAACTGCCATTTAAGAA ACAAGGCATATCTGCCGTGGACTTCGACAACAAG GGAATATACTTGGTTTCAGCAACAAAAACAGGTTGTCTAACAGTACACGACTTTGAGAGTCTTTATTTGCAGACTAATGAAACAG GCTTGAGTGAAAACGAGAACAAACAATTACTGCACCTTTCCCTAAATGAACAGCTCGACTTTGTGCGGTGGAATCCTGACAACCAAGATGAG GTGGTCTGTACATCCATGAAAAGTAAGGAACTAAAGATATTTGACATTGGTTATATTTCTTCTAAGCCAGTCGAA GTGTTGAGAGTAAGACAAAGAATCAACAATATGGGGTCAGATAATCATAAAGGTTTATCTGATATAGCATTTTTTTCGGATAATTCAAG AAGAATTGGAATACTTCCATGTCTCGAGCTTACCAGTAACTCATGCTGTACCCTTAACAGAATCCAGCTGAATGTTGAAAATCAG ATTATCTTTGGTGCTGGTAAGCATGGAGTCATCTATATTTGGGATCTTCGCGGAGGGAGAACATCTGGTGCTTTTCAAAACCATAAAGAG GTGTGCCACCCTCCTCTAAAATCGTTTAAGCTAGCCTcattgattgagaaaattggGACTTTGAAG GAGCAAACAAACATCATGCCGAAGGAAATACACTCTATTGATTTCAATCCAGCGTGCCCATATCAGTTGGCCTTCCATCTAGATGACGGTTG GTCAGGTATTTTGgatgtttataattttcagGTCACACATATTCATTGCCCTCCCCCAGCTTGGAT AAATGATTCCAACATCCCCACAGATCAATTATTTTTGAGGAAACCATCATGGCTGCCAACAGATTCT ATCTATGTGGTTGGATCTTCTTCTGATGAAGGCATTCACCTTTTGGATTTTCATCCTGACTCCCGCTCTCCCAGCCATGTAGAATACAA TGATGAACTATGTGGTGCTGAGGCGGAGCACAAAAAACGACAGAACAGGTTT
- the LOC101212781 gene encoding uncharacterized protein LOC101212781 isoform X3 encodes MDKYLVPSDSIPQIPKPFRRNRWKLSTVELNGKLDPKYRQELSGLLVQSYVEVGAFPHLYHIDGVFCPTSMNRITEGAQGHQLPFKKQGISAVDFDNKGIYLVSATKTGCLTVHDFESLYLQTNETGLSENENKQLLHLSLNEQLDFVRWNPDNQDEVVCTSMKSKELKIFDIGYISSKPVEVLRVRQRINNMGSDNHKGLSDIAFFSDNSRIGILPCLELTSNSCCTLNRIQLNVENQIIFGAGKHGVIYIWDLRGGRTSGAFQNHKEVCHPPLKSFKLASLIEKIGTLKEQTNIMPKEIHSIDFNPACPYQLAFHLDDGWSGILDVYNFQVTHIHCPPPAWINDSNIPTDQLFLRKPSWLPTDSIYVVGSSSDEGIHLLDFHPDSRSPSHVEYNDELCGAEAEHKKRQNRFVKLSEGVTACAAHPLNGTIFAGTKNSSLIMISQKSQSC; translated from the exons ATGGACAAGTACTTGGTTCCGTCTGATTCGATACCGCAAATTCCTAAACCGTTCCGGAG GAATAGGTGGAAATTAAGTACTGTAGAACTGAATGGGAAGTTGGATCCCAAGTATCGCCAGGAATTGTCTGGACTACTTGTTCAATCTTATGTAGAG GTTGGAGCATTTCCTCACTTGTATCATATAGATGGCGTTTTTTGTCCAACGAGT ATGAATCGGATTACTGAGGGAGCTCAAGGTCATCAACTGCCATTTAAGAA ACAAGGCATATCTGCCGTGGACTTCGACAACAAG GGAATATACTTGGTTTCAGCAACAAAAACAGGTTGTCTAACAGTACACGACTTTGAGAGTCTTTATTTGCAGACTAATGAAACAG GCTTGAGTGAAAACGAGAACAAACAATTACTGCACCTTTCCCTAAATGAACAGCTCGACTTTGTGCGGTGGAATCCTGACAACCAAGATGAG GTGGTCTGTACATCCATGAAAAGTAAGGAACTAAAGATATTTGACATTGGTTATATTTCTTCTAAGCCAGTCGAA GTGTTGAGAGTAAGACAAAGAATCAACAATATGGGGTCAGATAATCATAAAGGTTTATCTGATATAGCATTTTTTTCGGATAATTCAAG AATTGGAATACTTCCATGTCTCGAGCTTACCAGTAACTCATGCTGTACCCTTAACAGAATCCAGCTGAATGTTGAAAATCAG ATTATCTTTGGTGCTGGTAAGCATGGAGTCATCTATATTTGGGATCTTCGCGGAGGGAGAACATCTGGTGCTTTTCAAAACCATAAAGAG GTGTGCCACCCTCCTCTAAAATCGTTTAAGCTAGCCTcattgattgagaaaattggGACTTTGAAG GAGCAAACAAACATCATGCCGAAGGAAATACACTCTATTGATTTCAATCCAGCGTGCCCATATCAGTTGGCCTTCCATCTAGATGACGGTTG GTCAGGTATTTTGgatgtttataattttcagGTCACACATATTCATTGCCCTCCCCCAGCTTGGAT AAATGATTCCAACATCCCCACAGATCAATTATTTTTGAGGAAACCATCATGGCTGCCAACAGATTCT ATCTATGTGGTTGGATCTTCTTCTGATGAAGGCATTCACCTTTTGGATTTTCATCCTGACTCCCGCTCTCCCAGCCATGTAGAATACAA TGATGAACTATGTGGTGCTGAGGCGGAGCACAAAAAACGACAGAACAGGTTT
- the LOC101212781 gene encoding uncharacterized protein LOC101212781 isoform X4, which yields MDKYLVPSDSIPQIPKPFRRNRWKLSTVELNGKLDPKYRQELSGLLVQSYVEVGAFPHLYHIDGVFCPTSMNRITEGAQGHQLPFKKQGISAVDFDNKGIYLVSATKTGCLTVHDFESLYLQTNETGLSENENKQLLHLSLNEQLDFVRWNPDNQDEVLRVRQRINNMGSDNHKGLSDIAFFSDNSRLLASDTCGVINMWDRRIGILPCLELTSNSCCTLNRIQLNVENQIIFGAGKHGVIYIWDLRGGRTSGAFQNHKEVCHPPLKSFKLASLIEKIGTLKEQTNIMPKEIHSIDFNPACPYQLAFHLDDGWSGILDVYNFQVTHIHCPPPAWINDSNIPTDQLFLRKPSWLPTDSIYVVGSSSDEGIHLLDFHPDSRSPSHVEYNDELCGAEAEHKKRQNRFVKLSEGVTACAAHPLNGTIFAGTKNSSLIMISQKSQSC from the exons ATGGACAAGTACTTGGTTCCGTCTGATTCGATACCGCAAATTCCTAAACCGTTCCGGAG GAATAGGTGGAAATTAAGTACTGTAGAACTGAATGGGAAGTTGGATCCCAAGTATCGCCAGGAATTGTCTGGACTACTTGTTCAATCTTATGTAGAG GTTGGAGCATTTCCTCACTTGTATCATATAGATGGCGTTTTTTGTCCAACGAGT ATGAATCGGATTACTGAGGGAGCTCAAGGTCATCAACTGCCATTTAAGAA ACAAGGCATATCTGCCGTGGACTTCGACAACAAG GGAATATACTTGGTTTCAGCAACAAAAACAGGTTGTCTAACAGTACACGACTTTGAGAGTCTTTATTTGCAGACTAATGAAACAG GCTTGAGTGAAAACGAGAACAAACAATTACTGCACCTTTCCCTAAATGAACAGCTCGACTTTGTGCGGTGGAATCCTGACAACCAAGATGAG GTGTTGAGAGTAAGACAAAGAATCAACAATATGGGGTCAGATAATCATAAAGGTTTATCTGATATAGCATTTTTTTCGGATAATTCAAG ATTACTTGCATCTGATACATGTGGCGTAATCAATATGTGGGACAGAAGAATTGGAATACTTCCATGTCTCGAGCTTACCAGTAACTCATGCTGTACCCTTAACAGAATCCAGCTGAATGTTGAAAATCAG ATTATCTTTGGTGCTGGTAAGCATGGAGTCATCTATATTTGGGATCTTCGCGGAGGGAGAACATCTGGTGCTTTTCAAAACCATAAAGAG GTGTGCCACCCTCCTCTAAAATCGTTTAAGCTAGCCTcattgattgagaaaattggGACTTTGAAG GAGCAAACAAACATCATGCCGAAGGAAATACACTCTATTGATTTCAATCCAGCGTGCCCATATCAGTTGGCCTTCCATCTAGATGACGGTTG GTCAGGTATTTTGgatgtttataattttcagGTCACACATATTCATTGCCCTCCCCCAGCTTGGAT AAATGATTCCAACATCCCCACAGATCAATTATTTTTGAGGAAACCATCATGGCTGCCAACAGATTCT ATCTATGTGGTTGGATCTTCTTCTGATGAAGGCATTCACCTTTTGGATTTTCATCCTGACTCCCGCTCTCCCAGCCATGTAGAATACAA TGATGAACTATGTGGTGCTGAGGCGGAGCACAAAAAACGACAGAACAGGTTT
- the LOC101213023 gene encoding transcription factor bHLH122 isoform X2 has translation MEADFQQQHHHILHEHHQQQPQINSGLTRYRSAPSSYFRSLTDREFCDQFFNRPSSPETERIFARFMTGGGGGGGGGGPEGSSQNLDESRKSAQGGEVLVSTEANQQTSYVGNETRAIHQQPSNVNSNYPPVSSTPSFYQSSMKPPLPNQGMISQTDGSGSIGIDLKPRIRTDGGRTSNLIRQSSSPAGLFDHIKINDSGYAALRGMGNFGTRSSFNEEASFSSPSRLKNFSQRTLPPNSSGLMSPVVGIEKKSIRETNQDTKSFAESQTSDYGTTSFPVGSWEDSAVMSDNIVSQKPLEDNDDDEKSYSNFNISDTQMDTGNRPPLLAHHLSLPNTSAEMNAIEKILQFSDSVPCKLRAKRGCATHPRSIAERVRRTKISERMRKLQELVPNMDKQTNTSDMLDLAVEYIKGLQKQVQTLSDNRAKCKCSHSQHQ, from the exons ATGGAGGCAGATTTTCAGCAGCAGCATCATCATATTCTTCATGAGCATCATCAGCAACAACCGCAGATTAATTCTGGCTTGACACGGTATCGTTCTGCACCGAGTTCGTATTTCAGAAGTCTGACGGATAGGGAATTCTGCGATCAGTTCTTCAATCGGCCGTCCAGCCCTGAAACAGAAAGGATTTTCGCACGGTTTATGACCGggggcggcggcggcggcggtggCGGCGGCCCTGAAGGTTCATCCCAGAACCTGGACGAATCTCGGAAGAGTGCTCAGGGTGGAGAAGTGCTTGTATCCACTGAAGCAAATCAACAAACATCTTATGTGGGTAATGAAACAAGAGCTATCCATCAGCAACCAAGCAATGTCAACAGCAATTACCCACCTGTTTCATCAACACCGAGTTTCTATCAAAGTTCAATGAAACCCCCACTTCCAAATCAGGGTATGATTTCACAAACGGATGGATCTGGTTCAATTGGAATTGATCTAAAGCCACGGATTAGAACAGATGGTGGAAGAACTTCGAATCTCATTCGGCAAAGTAGCTCACCTGCTGGACTATTCGACCACATAAAGATCAATGATAGTG GCTATGCTGCATTGAGAGGCATGGGAAATTTTGGAACTCGTAGTAGCTTTAATGAAGAAGcgtctttttcttctccaagcAGGTTGAAAAATTTCTCACAAAGAACCTTGCCACCAAACTCATCAGGGTTGATGAGTCCCGTAGTTggaattgagaaaaaaagtatCAGAGAAACCAATCAAGATACTAAAAGCTTTGCCGAAAGCCAAACCAGCGATTATGGTACCACTAGCTTCCCAGTTGGTTCCTGGGAAGACTCGGCTGTTATGTCTGATAACATTGTTAGTCAAAAACCACTCGAAGATAACGATGACGACGAGAAGTCATACTCGAATTTTAACATTTCAGACACTCAG ATGGATACCGGAAATCGGCCTCCCTTGCTTGCTCATCATCTTAGTTTACCAAATACTTCAGCAGAAATGAATGCTATAGAAAAGATCTTGCAGTTTTCAGATTCTGTTCCTTGTAAACTTCGAGCCAAGCGTGGCTGTGCTACTCATCCCAGAAGCATTGCGGAGAGA GTTAGAAGAACTAAAATCAGTGAAAGAATGAGGAAGCTTCAAGAGCTAGTGCCCAACATGGACAAG CAAACCAACACATCAGACATGTTAGATTTGGCAGTTGAGTACATAAAAGGGCTTCAGAAACAAGTTCAg ACACTTTCAGATAATCGTGCAAAATGTAAGTGCTCACATAGTCAGCatcaataa
- the LOC101212781 gene encoding uncharacterized protein LOC101212781 isoform X1, protein MDKYLVPSDSIPQIPKPFRRNRWKLSTVELNGKLDPKYRQELSGLLVQSYVEVGAFPHLYHIDGVFCPTSMNRITEGAQGHQLPFKKQGISAVDFDNKGIYLVSATKTGCLTVHDFESLYLQTNETGLSENENKQLLHLSLNEQLDFVRWNPDNQDEVVCTSMKSKELKIFDIGYISSKPVEVLRVRQRINNMGSDNHKGLSDIAFFSDNSRLLASDTCGVINMWDRRIGILPCLELTSNSCCTLNRIQLNVENQIIFGAGKHGVIYIWDLRGGRTSGAFQNHKEVCHPPLKSFKLASLIEKIGTLKEQTNIMPKEIHSIDFNPACPYQLAFHLDDGWSGILDVYNFQVTHIHCPPPAWINDSNIPTDQLFLRKPSWLPTDSIYVVGSSSDEGIHLLDFHPDSRSPSHVEYNDELCGAEAEHKKRQNRFVKLSEGVTACAAHPLNGTIFAGTKNSSLIMISQKSQSC, encoded by the exons ATGGACAAGTACTTGGTTCCGTCTGATTCGATACCGCAAATTCCTAAACCGTTCCGGAG GAATAGGTGGAAATTAAGTACTGTAGAACTGAATGGGAAGTTGGATCCCAAGTATCGCCAGGAATTGTCTGGACTACTTGTTCAATCTTATGTAGAG GTTGGAGCATTTCCTCACTTGTATCATATAGATGGCGTTTTTTGTCCAACGAGT ATGAATCGGATTACTGAGGGAGCTCAAGGTCATCAACTGCCATTTAAGAA ACAAGGCATATCTGCCGTGGACTTCGACAACAAG GGAATATACTTGGTTTCAGCAACAAAAACAGGTTGTCTAACAGTACACGACTTTGAGAGTCTTTATTTGCAGACTAATGAAACAG GCTTGAGTGAAAACGAGAACAAACAATTACTGCACCTTTCCCTAAATGAACAGCTCGACTTTGTGCGGTGGAATCCTGACAACCAAGATGAG GTGGTCTGTACATCCATGAAAAGTAAGGAACTAAAGATATTTGACATTGGTTATATTTCTTCTAAGCCAGTCGAA GTGTTGAGAGTAAGACAAAGAATCAACAATATGGGGTCAGATAATCATAAAGGTTTATCTGATATAGCATTTTTTTCGGATAATTCAAG ATTACTTGCATCTGATACATGTGGCGTAATCAATATGTGGGACAGAAGAATTGGAATACTTCCATGTCTCGAGCTTACCAGTAACTCATGCTGTACCCTTAACAGAATCCAGCTGAATGTTGAAAATCAG ATTATCTTTGGTGCTGGTAAGCATGGAGTCATCTATATTTGGGATCTTCGCGGAGGGAGAACATCTGGTGCTTTTCAAAACCATAAAGAG GTGTGCCACCCTCCTCTAAAATCGTTTAAGCTAGCCTcattgattgagaaaattggGACTTTGAAG GAGCAAACAAACATCATGCCGAAGGAAATACACTCTATTGATTTCAATCCAGCGTGCCCATATCAGTTGGCCTTCCATCTAGATGACGGTTG GTCAGGTATTTTGgatgtttataattttcagGTCACACATATTCATTGCCCTCCCCCAGCTTGGAT AAATGATTCCAACATCCCCACAGATCAATTATTTTTGAGGAAACCATCATGGCTGCCAACAGATTCT ATCTATGTGGTTGGATCTTCTTCTGATGAAGGCATTCACCTTTTGGATTTTCATCCTGACTCCCGCTCTCCCAGCCATGTAGAATACAA TGATGAACTATGTGGTGCTGAGGCGGAGCACAAAAAACGACAGAACAGGTTT
- the LOC101213023 gene encoding transcription factor bHLH122 isoform X1, translating to MEADFQQQHHHILHEHHQQQPQINSGLTRYRSAPSSYFRSLTDREFCDQFFNRPSSPETERIFARFMTGGGGGGGGGGPEGSSQNLDESRKSAQGGEVLVSTEANQQTSYVGNETRAIHQQPSNVNSNYPPVSSTPSFYQSSMKPPLPNQGMISQTDGSGSIGIDLKPRIRTDGGRTSNLIRQSSSPAGLFDHIKINDSGYAALRGMGNFGTRSSFNEEASFSSPSRLKNFSQRTLPPNSSGLMSPVVGIEKKSIRETNQDTKSFAESQTSDYGTTSFPVGSWEDSAVMSDNIVSQKPLEDNDDDEKSYSNFNISDTQKMDTGNRPPLLAHHLSLPNTSAEMNAIEKILQFSDSVPCKLRAKRGCATHPRSIAERVRRTKISERMRKLQELVPNMDKQTNTSDMLDLAVEYIKGLQKQVQTLSDNRAKCKCSHSQHQ from the exons ATGGAGGCAGATTTTCAGCAGCAGCATCATCATATTCTTCATGAGCATCATCAGCAACAACCGCAGATTAATTCTGGCTTGACACGGTATCGTTCTGCACCGAGTTCGTATTTCAGAAGTCTGACGGATAGGGAATTCTGCGATCAGTTCTTCAATCGGCCGTCCAGCCCTGAAACAGAAAGGATTTTCGCACGGTTTATGACCGggggcggcggcggcggcggtggCGGCGGCCCTGAAGGTTCATCCCAGAACCTGGACGAATCTCGGAAGAGTGCTCAGGGTGGAGAAGTGCTTGTATCCACTGAAGCAAATCAACAAACATCTTATGTGGGTAATGAAACAAGAGCTATCCATCAGCAACCAAGCAATGTCAACAGCAATTACCCACCTGTTTCATCAACACCGAGTTTCTATCAAAGTTCAATGAAACCCCCACTTCCAAATCAGGGTATGATTTCACAAACGGATGGATCTGGTTCAATTGGAATTGATCTAAAGCCACGGATTAGAACAGATGGTGGAAGAACTTCGAATCTCATTCGGCAAAGTAGCTCACCTGCTGGACTATTCGACCACATAAAGATCAATGATAGTG GCTATGCTGCATTGAGAGGCATGGGAAATTTTGGAACTCGTAGTAGCTTTAATGAAGAAGcgtctttttcttctccaagcAGGTTGAAAAATTTCTCACAAAGAACCTTGCCACCAAACTCATCAGGGTTGATGAGTCCCGTAGTTggaattgagaaaaaaagtatCAGAGAAACCAATCAAGATACTAAAAGCTTTGCCGAAAGCCAAACCAGCGATTATGGTACCACTAGCTTCCCAGTTGGTTCCTGGGAAGACTCGGCTGTTATGTCTGATAACATTGTTAGTCAAAAACCACTCGAAGATAACGATGACGACGAGAAGTCATACTCGAATTTTAACATTTCAGACACTCAG AAGATGGATACCGGAAATCGGCCTCCCTTGCTTGCTCATCATCTTAGTTTACCAAATACTTCAGCAGAAATGAATGCTATAGAAAAGATCTTGCAGTTTTCAGATTCTGTTCCTTGTAAACTTCGAGCCAAGCGTGGCTGTGCTACTCATCCCAGAAGCATTGCGGAGAGA GTTAGAAGAACTAAAATCAGTGAAAGAATGAGGAAGCTTCAAGAGCTAGTGCCCAACATGGACAAG CAAACCAACACATCAGACATGTTAGATTTGGCAGTTGAGTACATAAAAGGGCTTCAGAAACAAGTTCAg ACACTTTCAGATAATCGTGCAAAATGTAAGTGCTCACATAGTCAGCatcaataa